CAGCCGCAGCACCAGCTCCAGCAACCGCATCCGGCCAGTGTGCCGAGTGCAGCGCCACAAAGCCACCATCACGGCTCCATATCTGTCAGTGGGTCAGGCGGTGGACTACTCGGCTCCAGCGGCGGCAGTGGCAACCAACAGCAGGCCATCGAGAAGCTATCACGACCCATGGCTTTCGATAAGGTGGGTGCAATGACCTGGCATATCCTAATTGAATTGCTCCAATatattttgcatttctttAGATGGAAATGCTGGTGCGGGAGATGCAAGATCAGGAACATGGCGTGCCTGTGCGACAGCAGAAGATGTTCCTGACTTCCATACCATATGCGTTTATGGGTAAGTGGTCCGTTACATCATCCAAACAATGTCATGATAACTTGCATTTAGCTTATAAGGATTTATAAGCATTTAACTAATCGCTGATTGCATGTTGGCCACTTTTAGGATACGATCTAATTGAATGGCTGATGGATCGCCTGCAAATCGAGGAGTCGGAGGCCCTCAACATTGCTAACCAACTGTGTCTGCACGGCTACTTCTTTCCGGTCAACGACTCAAAGACGCTGACCGTGAAGGACGACTCGTCGCTGTATCGGTTCCAAACGCCCTACTATTGGCCCTGGCAGCACAAGGCGCCGGATAACGTGGAGTACGCCATCTATTTGGCCAAGCGATCGCTGCGCAACAAGCAGCGCCATGCACTGGAGGACTACGAGGCGGAGGCACTGGCCTCGCTGCACAAGAACCTGAAGGGCAAGTGGGACTTCATCTCGATGCAGGCCGAGGAGCAGGTGCGTCTGGCCAAGGAGCGCAAGAAAGGTGACAAGATCGTGGGAGACTCGCAGGAACGAGCTTACTGGAGAGTTCACCGTCCACCACCTGGCCAGTTCACTCCGTTGGAGCCCTGTCCAGTGCCTTCGCGCGATCGTCAGGGCCTCAAGCCCAATAAAAAAAAGACTGTCGATGACATGCAGCGCGACGTTGACTACTTGGGCAAGTCGCTGAATCGGACGCGGATGAAGATGTCGCAGGCCTGCGAGTCGCTCGTTTGCTACTCGGAGACATTCTCCGAATACGATTTCTTTCTGCAGCCGGCACTGCCCTCCAATCCATGGGTGACGGAGGATATTGCCTTCTGGCAGCTGAACAACACCTTTGTGGACATTCCCACAGAGAAGCGCGTCAAGCGGTGGGCCATCTCCATCGAGGAGCTCGTCTCCGATCCCACTGGCCTGCAGGAGTTTACCGGCTTCCTGGAGAAGGAGTACTCGCACGAGAACATCCGCTTCTGGATAGCAGTCAATCGATTGCGCCGTTCCGCCCACTCCCAAGTGGCGCGAAAGGTCAACGAAATCTACGAGTGCGTATGACGAACCCTCCACTTGATCACCtttatatgtgtgtgtaatctttgttttgttgttgttgtagggAGTTTTTGAAGCCCGGCGCACCGTGCGAGATTAATATTGATGGCAAGACCATGGAGAGCGTGCTCAAGGGCCTGAAGAATCCATCGCGGTTCACTTTTGACTCAGCATCGGAGCACATATacatgctgctgctgaagaAGGATTGCTACCCGAGATTCATACGGTCGGAGCACTACAAACGCCTGCTGGACACCGGCATACAGCCGTCGTACAAGAAGCGCTTTTTCAACTTTGGCGGCGTGAGCGGTGCCAAGAAGAAAATGACAGCCGCGCTGAGTAGCCAGCCGAATCTGGGGGATGCGGCCAAGGGACCCAGCGGCACATCCGCCGGCAGCTCCATGATGCAGGCTCCACCACCCGGAAATCTCGCCCGTCGTCGTGGCAGCGATCGCAGCCTCACGGGCTCCGCCCACGAGCTGGCCGTGATCGGTGTGAACAAGGATGCCGGCTCCAAGGTACCGCACTCTCATTCCCAGAGTAATCTCAGCGAAATCCCCTTCAGGTAAGTAAAGATCTCGACCGGATGGAGAGGTGCTGAGTGAGTTCAGTTCAATAATCGATACGATCGGTATTCAGCGAGCTaatttttctgatttttcgcAATGTTTGATTTGCCTGAAAGAGCCAAGCTAAGCAAAAACATCGTTTTGATTTTTGGCGACAAAGCTTTTGGTTTCCATTCAACATATATACTACTATACTACTAACTTTTTCACGATGCGCACGAGACCTTTAGAACGAAAACAACAAAGAATCCGAAATCCGAAACCCGATACCCGAAACCTGAAACCCCCCGAACAATTGAACAACAATTGATACTCTAACAATTGATTATATCATATATATGCCATACAATTTACATCACACACGCACTGCAGTAGCGATTCAATTTATCGAGGCGATATGCCACAGCGCCACATGGCGATCATGGATATTGGGATATATGCGGCTTACGGGAATCGCGAAAGTAGTTTGCAGGCACTTCCGTAAGACATGTTTATTGATTGGTTTTGCGAAACGCTTACTACTTACCACTTGTACTAACTAAACTCTTTCCAAACCCTAAACGTAATGCTAGTTTTCTCCTATCCACACCTCCTTTGTTCATCTTTCGATCTGTGCCCCAGACCTTTGCGTTACTTGCCTTCTGTTACCCTCGACTTGTCGCCTCTTCTGCCCATCTTTGAGATATCCAACTATTTGTCCAAGCTACTAGGCAACTTGAGagcttaatatatatatttgttaacTTTAGCATAAAATATTGCATCTTGGGGGAATGGGCGACATCAAACTCTTTTGTAAACTTACTTGTTGTCTAACTTCACCGCAATGCCCTTAGTATAACCGGTACTTCAGCATTAAGTTTAAACTATATTATTGAAATATGTTAATATTCCTATCCAGTTTAGGCTCTATTTTGTTATGTACCTAAACAAGTTTTGGGATACAACCACCCAGTCCGATTGATCTTACTAAAAGGATGTAACGCTTGTGTTTTGAATCGAGTACCGGATATATGAAAGTCGGATGCACCGACTTTGGCATTCCCACTTTGCTGTTTCCTGTCATCTGTATCTGTCCAGCGAGTTGCCAGTTGCCCCTGGAGTCTGTATGTCACCGCTGCGATCCTGTTTGCCTCGCCTCTCTTCCAGACTTCACCAACTGTCTCCGAATATACATTGTTTCAATCGTTGCTATGCTCGAATGTTTGCTGTTGTTATATTGTGTGTGTTCTGTACTATTTATGTACCATTTCGACATAAGATAAATATGGCCGATTTGACTGTTCGTTTCCGGATGCTTCTCCCATGCGCCTCTTACCCTTTTCTGTTACCAAttgtacatatgcatatatgtaagTCTACGTGTTGAACACCAGCATTCCTTTTAACCACCGTCTAAATGTGTATATAGAGCATATGGTTTCCAGGAATTGCtataatgtatatatgtgtacCATGGTTTGTCCCGCAGAGAAACGCCAAAGACGAAGACCACCGTCCTCGATGCCACGGAGTCCACATCGTCGTCCACGGCTCTGGCTGCGGCGGCCAGCAGTGCCGTCTGCCCGTGGGATGACCCAGCCGAATCAGTACCGCCGCCGCCGGCGGCGCAAGTGAAGCTATCCGTGTGTCCCTGGGAACTGGATAGTGCCACAGAGACGCCGGCAACGGCTCCAGCAGGTGGAGCAGGAGCGTCGAAGATCCTAAGTTCCACCGGGCAGCCAATGCGATTAAATAGGTAGGCGCACACCACCCAGAAACTCCGGATGTTTGGACAGCCAGTAATCAACATTTTATGCGCAGCACTTCCTCGGACAACAGCGATGTGAATGATCGAATGCAGCGCAATTTGGGCATTCGCCATCAGAACACCGTGGACAGCGGCGAAGCAGGCATAAAGCGTCTGATTCCCAACATTCCGGAGCAGCGTCGGGCGTCAGTCTCATTTACTCCAAGGTAATCAAGTGCTTTCATACCAAATCATCTCGAATTTTAAAGCGTCTTCTATTGCCTTGGCAGCCCCACTCCGGATTTCCAGCTAGGACGCACTCCAACGACGACCTCCTCACCAACTGTGGCGCCCAGCAGCTCCACTCCGCTGCAGGCACGCAGTGCTGTGTACGGCAGTGGCCAAGGCATCGCCAAAGATCCGCCATCTGGCTCGGATGTCGATGCGGAATTGGAGGAGGAACTGAACAAAATATCCCTGGGCGAGTCCTCGACATCGGAGCCGCCGCTTCTAGTAGTACCCACCCCCGAACAGACCCCGCCGCCCATAACGAAGATCACGCCACCACCGGGAGAAAGCGAGAATCAGGCGGATCAGGTGGTCGATTCGACCGAGATCCCGGGAAGCTCCTGTTCAATCCAAGGCAACCAGCTAGGCGAGGCCACGGCGCCTGTGACCACGGTCAAGGAGGTCCAAATCGAGCTGATCGAGCAGGGCAGTGTTGTCCAAACAGAGCCAGGTAGTCCGCCCACCATTAAGGTCCTGGTGCTAGAGGCAACTACGCCCGTGTCCGCTGAAACCCCGGCAGCAGAGCCAGGCGAGGATCTGGCAAAGATGGCCACCACgaccaacaccaccaccatcaccaccgAGGATCAAGCAGTGCGGGCGGACGATGCAGAAAGAGACGCTGAAATCGAGCAGACGGTTCTGGACGAGCTTTCACCAACCACCGACGAGTACCAGGAGGGACTGCAGTTTGGCGATGCCAAGGATGCAGTGGACGACTTCGATAGCATAGACATTGGCTATATACCGCCAGCACCCACCCCTGCGCCCTCCATGGCGCCCCTGGCCGAACTGGACGTGGACACCGTGGACGACGAGCCGTGCGAACCGgccgctcctcctcctccttcccATTCTGCtccgcccagcagcagcagcagggaACTGGTGATGGCCTCCGGCTCGGCTACGGCCACACCCACATCCAGCAACGAGGAGGCGCGTAAGCGGCGCAAGAAGCGAAATTCCGAGGGCAAGAAACTTAGCTCGCAGGACGAAAAGGACAAGGATGCGCGCGAAAGGGCCGGCGGCAGCAGCATGGATGCAGCTGACCACAATGCGGTGTGTCCCTGGGAAGACGAGTTAGTATAAAGCCATGAGTTTCACACCACCTAAAACGTGGCTAAGTCCGCtttctccttctccttctcctcccAACCAATGCTCATCCACAGGAACGTCAGCACCAACGACGGCACCTTCGTGAAGACATACGCCACACTGGGATACTTATGAATAAAGCCCAATCTGTTCAAGACGGTGGTCAACAAGTTGCTGAAAAGGAAGCCATTGAAGAAGTAGGGCCAGGCCTGGGTAGCTAAGTTTATTATACGGAGGGAGTATCTATTATAATACGTACACATGCAAACATATTATGTAAATGTAAGTATTTGAATAATTGAGCGTATGCATATGTAAATGTTAAATGCTTCTCAAGTTCTTGAAGCCGTTGAATCAAACGAGGCGCAGTGGTTTATTGctgaaaatttcaatttcaattgaaacgAAATGATATGAAAACGGTCTATGAAtgctacaaaaatacatacTTTATCTACAGACGTACATACTTATTTACAAATCCAAGTGGCTAACATGGCTAACGTGGCTAACTAGAGTAACGAGAAAAATCAGATGAAAACTAAATGGATATTAATGTGTTTAAAGTCGCGAGTGCCGCCTTCTGATTCACTTGTAAAAAAGCGATACGATGATAATTAAACGGAGCTTAGATTCGGCGCAGCAGACGACACATTTTAATGTATACAATGTATATGATCTTTCTGCGCATAAGAAACAATTTTCCATAGTTAATTCGAAgctacacatacatatatatatatatatatatactcccCCTCAAAGTCAAAAGCAGTAATCAAGATCGCGATGAATATAGACCATAATTTGTATTATAAAGTTAGGCAGGCCAGCAGTGGGAACACTTTTCACAATCCATCTGCGATCAACTATGTATTTTCTCCTGGAAAAGCCCTTGTTATCCCAGCAAATTTGTGACCTCGAAAACCCCAGGATGAGCTGGCAAAGGGCAAGCTGGTGGTGCCTGGCACTTGGAATAATATTCTTGGTGCCTCGATCTAGAATGGGGACAATACTATCTGAAGTTGCGATGGTGATGGCGATCATGCTTGCCCCTTGCCAACTCAAGAGCCCAAGATTTATTCAGCTAGTAGTACAAAGTGTTGGGCCTATGTAACCATGGCTCCGATTCACCAACTAGAATAAAAGTCCCTCGGATAATTATATGCACAAGTTGCTGCGCAAGTAGTTGCCATTTGAAATCTCAGTTCGAAGTTAATTAGCCGTTTCATTTCACGCGTACATGCCAGAACTCACGAGCCCCAAAATTGATGTGCAGTGAAAATGAAACACAGTTGGAAAACGCAAATATTTAGGAGAAGAAGTGATTGTGTATGTAGATTATTAGAGAACCCATAGCCAACTTTGCCAGATTAAGTATTATGTATTATGTATTTGCCCATGCGAAACTGACTTGCGCGATCAACTTGTGCGTTTCAGATTATATACCCACGTGTCCTAGCAATGACTACCTAGTAATTTTCTCTATTCGACTAGAAATGTATTGAGCTGCCCGCCCAAACAATCGCAGTGGTTAGTATAACACTAACCACTTCTTACTCGTAGAGCCAACATCCATCGATGGGAGGGAGGCGAGATGGGCCGCATCTCTAAGATCAAATTGCATTCGATCGATTCGAACTTAACTTAATGTGAATCTAACAAATAGAAGAGACGAGTATATGAAACAGATAAACAAAGAAATTAGAGAATCAAATTAAGATGAAATCCTGGTTGTTCGCGACTAATACCTTTATATGAATCGAAAGATGATAACTTATCGAAGAACTATTACAATCTAAGTACATATATTTCTATTTTCATTGTGCATATGAATTAGCTACTTTACTGTCGAAAACCGATTTGCTGGTAAACAATCTTTATATGGGATATCCGAATATCGGAATATCCGAATATCCGATTATCTGAATATCTGAATTCTCTTTGTGCTTTCTATGCTAAACACACATTTTTGAACTACTTCAATTAACGAGACGAAAACCCAAAGCTGTAACACTTGAATTCCGAGATCCGTACATAAGTCCCCAAAACGATATCCCCAATGTAAAGAGCGTACCGAAAATCAAAGCCAGTGTTGCATAGATATTACGAAATAGTACGAtggtacggtacggtacgggTACGGGGAGTACATACTTCAGTATAGAGCATATTGAACTTATAGAGCAAATAGAAAAATAGGAACGATGTGCCGATGTGTAGGGCGTGCGTACAAAATGTGTACATGAAACCACCGTTAACTTTGCTTCATGCGAGCCGAGCAATTAAAGAGTTAAagaataaaatacaaaatgaaaaatacagatacaagtgaaaaatgaaaaatgaaaaaaagaatacctaatgcaaacaaaataaatcagcagcagcagcagcaatagtTCCGAAATTGTTGTCGAAATATATAATAGCAGCTTTTAGAACAACACCAAGGAAGTTGTAGTAAATGCGGAGGAaaattgtattgttgttgttttttatgtACATTTACTTTTTTGTATTACCGTTGTTGTAAGTCAAATATGCCAAAAATGAATAGTTTACTAAGAGTTTACAACAAAAGATTCAAATGCAGGCAAGATATGAATTACTTTAAACGCAAATCGCAAGAACAAGTTCCGAATGTTTTTAGTAGTCAATGGAGAATATCTTTTAATCGCTTACACTAAGTGTTCCCATGCATATTTATGGGTTCCTTGCCGAAACAGAAATCTTACATAAACACAAATATGACACAAGAGCGCGGCTGTCGACTTTACTCCACCCCGGTACTCAAAATGTTCGAATAAAAGAGTGAATAAGTTACTGAATCATTGCATGCAACATAGAACGACTTTAGCTAATGGAGATTCGTGTTATTATATTCCATTTTTACCTGATTTGATCCCATTTCGCTATTTATTGAACGTTTGATGTGCATTTAAGTGATTCCCCCCACCCATAGCATCCTGCAAAAATCGTCCTAGTTGATAGAAAATGCAAATACAAGATCATACGTTCTCGATTCAAGTGTTTAACTTTAATAAGCATTTTCAGTTTAAAGAAGCTCTTGTACATTTTGTGATGATCcaaaaatgtttctttttaAAAACTGGCTGCGATTTTTCGACTGTAGTGTTGGAATTTCGCAACCAAGAATGTTGCTTGTGTATTTAAGTGGTACCATTGTGTTATTTGAACTTTTGAGTATCGGGTGAGCATAGAACTAAGGAACCATTAGAGGTCCGATGGATTGATTGAGCCGCCACAGAGCCATTTTGATAATAAGAACAAAGAATTCGATAACTATGTATGTTTAATGGATTACATAAGTGTGTACTACTTCACGCAACAGGTGGGTGGCATTGCCCTGCaaatatttactttaatttcTGGATAATTAGTGCTCACATCACTGATTAGAGGACAGGAATGCGCAAAACAATATGCTTAATACATAAGATTCCAGAGCTTTTAGTAACGCCATGTAAATTCTGGGTCATGAATACAGTTGTGAAGATTGAAGATTGTAACCGAGGCGTTTGTTATTATGTATTCAAGTCATTTATTATAAGTGTATACAGCTTATACTATTACAAAAGTGTTAAAAACATGAATTAttttgagaaaaaaaaaaacacaaaaaagaaTATACAACAAAATGTTAGTCGgtaaatgaaatcaaatgtAAAACAATTTAATGTAGACTGTACTAAAGAATTCAAGGAAATTTGAATATCAACACTCCATCACGCAAATAACTAAAAGGAAATTCGCAAATTGAATAGAAGTTGATGGGAAAATTATTTGCACAGTGCAGAAAAACGtgttataaaattattatactatacaaaaactatatattaTTGAATTATGCTGATGAAATTAAAAACCATAAAAGtatgtaaaaaaaattcaaatacaaaatgatttaAATGAAGTACAATAAATATTCAAGTGACGAAAATGTACGAGCGGGCTCTTTTCAATGGGAATATTTTAAATGATTGAAGGAATGGCTGGAAATATATAGAccttaatttaaaattttttgaattttggtTTTGAACAGTTCGGGAAGTAAGTGTGACTGCATATTGATATATTcggtatatttattttcagctTGCGGTCAATCGATAACAAATCGCACCTTCCGATATCGATAGACAGCGAGCCGTTTTGCTtgtaaatacaattttaattggacAAGGTAGAATTATGGAACCGGTGCCCATCCGGCCAAAGGCGCCGGGAGCGGACAACCGCGGAGCTCTGCCGCTGGCGGCGAAGAAGCCGGCCAAGAAGCGTTCGTACCACTGCGGCGTTTGTTTTGCGGAGTTCTCTCGTCATACGGCCACCAAGCGGCACGAGCAGCAGTGTGCCGTCAGGTTGAGGTGTCTATTCGTCTGCCGCCACTGTCTGACGCTCTTCGGCGAGGAGGCCCGGCTGGAGCGGCACAGGGAGCGAAAGCACATCGACGGCCAGTTCCTGTGCCTGCAGTGCGGCAAGAAGTACGCGTCCGCCACGTTTCTGTACCGGCATGTGGCCAGCTGGCACGGTCAGCAGTCGCTGTTCTACTGCGACATGTGCGCGGACAACTGCAACGACGTTAAGACCTTTAGCGGGATGCTGGAGCTGCAGGAGCACGCCGAGGAGGTGCATCGCCTGAGTACCCTGAAGTCCACGGCCAGTGATGCAGGTAAGTATCCTGCTTACGAGTAGTTGTGATGTTTATGGCATACCCTGCTTAATAATACTATTCAATCCGATCCCTGCAGACAGCCAGGTTGACGAAACGGAGGACCTTGAGATGCTGGAGGAGAACATTGAGAACATACTACCCAGCATCGACTGGGACGACGATCTCACCTTTGGCTGGCCCACGGACCTGGACAAGGAGTCGTGCATTGTGGACGCCAAGCCGAACGTTTTCGTGTGTCCGTTCTGCGCCAACGGATTTCCCGGCAGTCTGAGCCTGGTGCGGCACTTGGAGCAGGTTCACGGACGCAGCGCCCTGGAGTGCTGCTGTTGTGGCAAGAGCCATGGCAGCCGAGAAGCCCTGCGGTCCCACCTGCAACGTCTTCACATCCTCTTGCGCGGTCATGTGTGCGGTATTTGCCAGGCGGACTTTGCCACCGCCGATCACCTGAAGAAGCACGTTAATAGCCTACACCTGGACCACCGACCACATCTGTGTCCCAAGTGCGGAAAGACATTCACCCAGAGGTGCCACCTCACCGATCACATGGAGACGGATCGCTGCCATGGCCACGGTAATTACACCTGTGAATTATGCGTGCGGCCCTTCTTTCGGGCCATCGATCTCGAACGGCATGTGAGTGAGGAACATCTGTAGGGCAGTCATCCTAGCGGGAATCGTAGATACCTGAGCGACATCTCACGTCCAGAATTACGCTTTATATACATTTAAGCAATGGATAAATGTAACGTTTTTGAATTTATAGGCCATATCCTAGTCATCGGAAAAGGTTTTCCAAGCGAACTTGAATTGAAAATCGCATTTTAGTTTTTGCTGTAAAATTAATGCTTATGAAACGATTTAATTTACGCCTTAAGATATATATAAGCGATTAGTTACTTTAATATAGCAAGCAGAATTTGTTACACCCTTGCAAGCTACGATGGCTGAAAGACAATGTACTTATATGAATactaaaataacaataatgaaGTCAGGTTAATAAAAACGGGCATAACTGAAATATTGCCTAAGAAAAGTTGGAAAGATTGCCTAAAGAAAGTTTACAGATTATTGATGCGTAGTGTTAACATAATGTAATTTGTCACACTACGATGAATACTATGAAAATAACAATGAAATAATGCTGCTTTATCAGTAATATTTATACTCCATTTCCACACATATGGTACAAATAAATAGACAGATCATAATATAAGATACATAGAATGCAACATATGTATTGTTAATGTTGCtctgtatatatttaaatctAATCTCAGCGAGCCTCCTGAGCGAGGGTGTGCATAAGTCGAGATCGCGCTCTCCCAGCGTTAACTGTTAACAGTGAATCCCATCCGCTCCGCTCTAGGCCCCAAGATCGAGAGAGCGCTGAGCGGAGCGGTTCGATTCGGATGGGATGTGAGTGGAGTGGTGCTGAGCGGAGCGGAGCGGAGAGCGCAATGCTGCGACAGCTGGTTACTGTTACTGTTACTGCAACAGCTACTGCTACTGCTATTGTTATTGGCGACTGTGATAGGGGCGCAGTAACTTGGCCCACACCGACGAGTCGACAGTTTTGAACGGAACTTGCTGGTGCTTGGATCGCAGCTCCGCCGATCTCCGCGAGGCTAACACCACCAACTTCGACGCGCTCAAATATATATCACAAATTACCAAATACAAAACCCTCCATTTGTGCacacatatttttttgttgtttgtttaccGTTTCGTGCTAACCGATTTGTGCTGTTCAACGTCGTGTAAAACATAGTATTCAGAATTTTCGAGCCGTGTTTCAATAGAGTAAGTGCTGCTTCTCGAAATTTTCAACCCAATTCAGCAGCGTAAACAAGCAAGCCAGCGACCCTCGACTGCGTCTAACATTTAAACTGAAACTgctttttgttattgtttataTGATTTTCCACTGAAGCCGGGCCTTTTAAAAAGCTCTCCACAGCGCACAGCcttttgttatatatatatgtttttttttttacaaatagCTTTCGAGCAAAACCAGAACACCGTTTTATTATtaacaaatgcaaaaaaaaaaaaaccaacaaaacaaaaaagtacAATTGCAATTAACGTTTTTTGATCTGGCTGTTGAGTTATTCCAGTGGCTGTGTGGAAAACCCCCGTGAAAATGTTGCGCTTGAATTCCTAAAAACAAAGTCTAAGCCGGGCCTAATCGGTATTCAAATCGAACTGCGTCAAATCGCGTGCGAATCGAAGATTTTTGAATCACAAATGAAAGTGAACTTGGCTTAAATGTAGTCGCTGCCTTAAATTGCAATAAATCAAGATGTTTATGATCGAGTTATTGCGGATAAATCGTCAATAAAGTTCAACAAACTAATGCTGGCAATGTGCTCAAAGttcatgtttattttttaatttacttcGTTACTAAAATGTCATTTTTAagaaacaatttattttaaaatgtacaATTGCGGGTTTTTATTAAAAGGAAACAAGTTTGATGATAACGTTTGCTCACAAAAGTCACACATTAAATATTATGTGATAAATTGATAATTATTATACTATTTTACTTTTGGGTTTTGTAAAACAATCACGTTCAGAAACATAAAAATGCCTTATAAACTTTGGTGCAAATACGTTTCCAAATTATAACGTGCACATTTTGTATGGAACAAATGGAGAACTTTGATATCCTACAAAGGAAACTATTCCTAGATCAAGTCACACCTTCACTAAACTTAAAAACAACCAATTATTTTAGATATGCCCtagtttttaaaaaacttgTCCATATTTCCGCCTTCCAAAAGTTGAAATCGGTTAATCTTAGACTCGCATTCCAGACGTCGCCGTTGACCCGATCCCTTTGGGAGCCCTTTGGGAGCAAATCCATAATTTATCTTGTAGAGCTTGTAGAACCCACTGCCCATTGTCCATTGCCCATTGCCCTCCTGTTGCTCCAAGTTTTGTGTtttcttgtttgttgtttgctctGCTGCTCCCCCGTCTACATGGGCCCATGGATGCAGTGGAGTTATTATCATGTCTATATTGTAATTGATTTGCCTGAGCGAATGACCAGACGGGGAGACAAGCTATGG
The Drosophila mauritiana strain mau12 chromosome X, ASM438214v1, whole genome shotgun sequence DNA segment above includes these coding regions:
- the LOC117148609 gene encoding uncharacterized protein LOC117148609 isoform X1, with the translated sequence MEPPGGVPPDRDRQLVLRNQSAALVPVVVSAPATGTGATTPNPQPPAQAQLSLVPSKPTSLSLQPHAVLHAMQQLSPSAGGNNNASSTAATATSSSSGNANSGSSPALASTATAISATTQAATAFSGSSVGHHHLQHHHQHTHPHAPQQSQSQPQPQHQLQQPHPASVPSAAPQSHHHGSISVSGSGGGLLGSSGGSGNQQQAIEKLSRPMAFDKMEMLVREMQDQEHGVPVRQQKMFLTSIPYAFMGYDLIEWLMDRLQIEESEALNIANQLCLHGYFFPVNDSKTLTVKDDSSLYRFQTPYYWPWQHKAPDNVEYAIYLAKRSLRNKQRHALEDYEAEALASLHKNLKGKWDFISMQAEEQVRLAKERKKGDKIVGDSQERAYWRVHRPPPGQFTPLEPCPVPSRDRQGLKPNKKKTVDDMQRDVDYLGKSLNRTRMKMSQACESLVCYSETFSEYDFFLQPALPSNPWVTEDIAFWQLNNTFVDIPTEKRVKRWAISIEELVSDPTGLQEFTGFLEKEYSHENIRFWIAVNRLRRSAHSQVARKVNEIYEEFLKPGAPCEINIDGKTMESVLKGLKNPSRFTFDSASEHIYMLLLKKDCYPRFIRSEHYKRLLDTGIQPSYKKRFFNFGGVSGAKKKMTAALSSQPNLGDAAKGPSGTSAGSSMMQAPPPGNLARRRGSDRSLTGSAHELAVIGVNKDAGSKVPHSHSQSNLSEIPFRETPKTKTTVLDATESTSSSTALAAAASSAVCPWDDPAESVPPPPAAQVKLSVCPWELDSATETPATAPAGGAGASKILSSTGQPMRLNSTSSDNSDVNDRMQRNLGIRHQNTVDSGEAGIKRLIPNIPEQRRASVSFTPSPTPDFQLGRTPTTTSSPTVAPSSSTPLQARSAVYGSGQGIAKDPPSGSDVDAELEEELNKISLGESSTSEPPLLVVPTPEQTPPPITKITPPPGESENQADQVVDSTEIPGSSCSIQGNQLGEATAPVTTVKEVQIELIEQGSVVQTEPGSPPTIKVLVLEATTPVSAETPAAEPGEDLAKMATTTNTTTITTEDQAVRADDAERDAEIEQTVLDELSPTTDEYQEGLQFGDAKDAVDDFDSIDIGYIPPAPTPAPSMAPLAELDVDTVDDEPCEPAAPPPPSHSAPPSSSSRELVMASGSATATPTSSNEEARKRRKKRNSEGKKLSSQDEKDKDARERAGGSSMDAADHNAVCPWEDENVSTNDGTFVKTYATLGYL
- the LOC117148609 gene encoding uncharacterized protein LOC117148609 isoform X2, producing the protein MEPPGGVPPDRDRQLVLRNQSAALVPVVVSAPATGTGATTPNPQPPAQAQLSLVPSKPTSLSLQPHAVLHAMQQLSPSAGGNNNASSTAATATSSSSGNANSGSSPALASTATAISATTQAATAFSGSSVGHHHLQHHHQHTHPHAPQQSQSQPQPQHQLQQPHPASVPSAAPQSHHHGSISVSGSGGGLLGSSGGSGNQQQAIEKLSRPMAFDKMEMLVREMQDQEHGVPVRQQKMFLTSIPYAFMGYDLIEWLMDRLQIEESEALNIANQLCLHGYFFPVNDSKTLTVKDDSSLYRFQTPYYWPWQHKAPDNVEYAIYLAKRSLRNKQRHALEDYEAEALASLHKNLKGKWDFISMQAEEQVRLAKERKKGDKIVGDSQERAYWRVHRPPPGQFTPLEPCPVPSRDRQGLKPNKKKTVDDMQRDVDYLGKSLNRTRMKMSQACESLVCYSETFSEYDFFLQPALPSNPWVTEDIAFWQLNNTFVDIPTEKRVKRWAISIEELVSDPTGLQEFTGFLEKEYSHENIRFWIAVNRLRRSAHSQVARKVNEIYEEFLKPGAPCEINIDGKTMESVLKGLKNPSRFTFDSASEHIYMLLLKKDCYPRFIRSEHYKRLLDTGIQPSYKKRFFNFGGVSGAKKKMTAALSSQPNLGDAAKGPSGTSAGSSMMQAPPPGNLARRRGSDRSLTGSAHELAVIGVNKDAGSKVPHSHSQSNLSEIPFSSDSIYRGDMPQRHMAIMDIGIYAAYGNRESSLQALPETPKTKTTVLDATESTSSSTALAAAASSAVCPWDDPAESVPPPPAAQVKLSVCPWELDSATETPATAPAGGAGASKILSSTGQPMRLNSTSSDNSDVNDRMQRNLGIRHQNTVDSGEAGIKRLIPNIPEQRRASVSFTPSPTPDFQLGRTPTTTSSPTVAPSSSTPLQARSAVYGSGQGIAKDPPSGSDVDAELEEELNKISLGESSTSEPPLLVVPTPEQTPPPITKITPPPGESENQADQVVDSTEIPGSSCSIQGNQLGEATAPVTTVKEVQIELIEQGSVVQTEPGSPPTIKVLVLEATTPVSAETPAAEPGEDLAKMATTTNTTTITTEDQAVRADDAERDAEIEQTVLDELSPTTDEYQEGLQFGDAKDAVDDFDSIDIGYIPPAPTPAPSMAPLAELDVDTVDDEPCEPAAPPPPSHSAPPSSSSRELVMASGSATATPTSSNEEARKRRKKRNSEGKKLSSQDEKDKDARERAGGSSMDAADHNAVCPWEDENVSTNDGTFVKTYATLGYL
- the LOC117148610 gene encoding zinc finger protein 778 codes for the protein MEPVPIRPKAPGADNRGALPLAAKKPAKKRSYHCGVCFAEFSRHTATKRHEQQCAVRLRCLFVCRHCLTLFGEEARLERHRERKHIDGQFLCLQCGKKYASATFLYRHVASWHGQQSLFYCDMCADNCNDVKTFSGMLELQEHAEEVHRLSTLKSTASDADSQVDETEDLEMLEENIENILPSIDWDDDLTFGWPTDLDKESCIVDAKPNVFVCPFCANGFPGSLSLVRHLEQVHGRSALECCCCGKSHGSREALRSHLQRLHILLRGHVCGICQADFATADHLKKHVNSLHLDHRPHLCPKCGKTFTQRCHLTDHMETDRCHGHGNYTCELCVRPFFRAIDLERHVSEEHL